TCCCGACCTCCGCCGCCGTGATGATCCCGGAGGCCCTGCTCGACACGACCTCCACCCCCGCGTCCCGAAGGAACGCGGCGAAGAGGTCCGCCACGTCCTGCGGATAGGTCGCCGCGATCGCGACCCTCCGGGCCCCGACCTCCCGGACGGCGTGCGCGAACGCGAAGGACGTGGAGGAGGCGGGCAGCCCCGCGGCCCGGGCCAGGGCACGTACCTGCTCGTGTGCGCCCTCCCAGCCGTACACGAAGCTGCCGCTGGTGCACGCCCAGACCACGGCCTCCGCGCCGGACAGCCGCAGCTCCTCGACGCCCGCCGAGAGCCGGGCCGCCGAGCCCATCTCGCGCAGCGCGTCGACCCGGTGGGCGTCCTCCCCCATGTCCGTGTGGACCAGCTGGAGGCGGACGTCGCTGCCCAGGAGCTGTTCGATGCGCGGGTAGTCGTCCTCGGCCGAGTGGCCCGGGTAGAGGAATCCGAGTGCGGTCATGCCCAACCTTCCTGTTCTTCCGGCAGTACAGGTCCCCCACGGGCGGACTGATCGATCAGCCGCTGATAGGGACCCACCGCCCGGGTACCCAGGTGACGCAGTGCCGCCCACATCGTCACCTGGTTGGCCGAGATCACCGGTATGCGCAGTTCCGCCTCCAGCTGGGGGATGACGTCGTACGTCGGCAGGTTGGTGCAGCTGATGAACAGGGCGTCGGCACCTTCGCCCCGCACCGCGCGGTGGGCCATGTCGACCACATCACGGTACGGAACCTTCCAGATGTGCCTGGTCAGGCCCATGAAGGCGCGCCCGGTGACATGGACGCCCGCCTCGGCGAGGTACTCCTCCAGGGACTGGGTCACCGAGACCGTGTAGGGGGTGACGAGAGCGACGCGGTGGGCGGCCAGCTCGGTGAGCGCCTCCAGCAGGGCGCCGGAGGTGGTCAGCGAGCGCACCTCCCCCGCCCGTGTCATGGCCTCGCACATCGCCCGCTCGCCCGCGACCCCGCCCACGAAACTGCCGGAGGTGCACGCGTACGCCACGACCTCGGGCGCGACCGCGTTCAGCGCGCGGACCGCGTCGCCGAGCGTCTCGTGCTCGGAGACCAGGCGGGCCAGGTCCAGGCTCACCTCGACCGGCACGAACGGGGTGCGGGTCAGATGCAGGGAGACGTCGTCGGGGACCCAGCGCCACAGCTCGCGGTCGAGGGCGAAGTCGAAGGGGGCGACGACACCGATCCCGCGCTGGGGGCGGGGGCCGCCGAGAAAGGAGACGTCCATGGCAGCACCGGCCTCACGAAGGGAGACGAAGGGGCAACGGACCGTGTGTGCGTCCGTGTTGACGAAGGTAGGTTCGGGTGCGAGCGTGGTCAATCCGCGCATCTCAGACGGCTCCGGCCGCCCCCGCCCACCCCGCAGGTTCGTCCTCTCAGGAACTCAGGGAGCCTCCGGGACTCTTCGGAGCCTTCGGAACTCTTCGGACTCTTCGGAACTCTCAGGAAAGCGGACTCGCATTGCGAAACGGTTTCCCTCGCCCGCCCCGCCCCGTATCCGCCTCGGCCCCGGCCTCCGGATCCGGCGCCGGATCCCGCACCACCCTCCTCGTCCTGGACGCCGAGCCGCTCCCCCGCCTCGGCAGACTCACCGGCCGGGTGCGGATCGAGCACGC
This portion of the Streptomyces mirabilis genome encodes:
- a CDS encoding maleate cis-trans isomerase family protein, with the translated sequence MDVSFLGGPRPQRGIGVVAPFDFALDRELWRWVPDDVSLHLTRTPFVPVEVSLDLARLVSEHETLGDAVRALNAVAPEVVAYACTSGSFVGGVAGERAMCEAMTRAGEVRSLTTSGALLEALTELAAHRVALVTPYTVSVTQSLEEYLAEAGVHVTGRAFMGLTRHIWKVPYRDVVDMAHRAVRGEGADALFISCTNLPTYDVIPQLEAELRIPVISANQVTMWAALRHLGTRAVGPYQRLIDQSARGGPVLPEEQEGWA
- a CDS encoding decarboxylase, which gives rise to MTALGFLYPGHSAEDDYPRIEQLLGSDVRLQLVHTDMGEDAHRVDALREMGSAARLSAGVEELRLSGAEAVVWACTSGSFVYGWEGAHEQVRALARAAGLPASSTSFAFAHAVREVGARRVAIAATYPQDVADLFAAFLRDAGVEVVSSRASGIITAAEVGTWGEGEVLELARAGDHPDADAVLLPDTALHTAAHLPALEKDLSKPVLTANQVTVWEALRLADRKVNAPTLGTLFTKEPIIQA